A stretch of DNA from Pseudochaenichthys georgianus unplaced genomic scaffold, fPseGeo1.2 scaffold_1778_arrow_ctg1, whole genome shotgun sequence:
ggccagcctaaggcacacctgtgcaataatcatgctgtctaatcagcatcttgatatgccacacctgtgaggtgggatggattatctcggcaaaagagaagtgctcactatcacagatcttttcagatttgtgaacaatatttgagagaaatggttatttcgTGTTTATAGAAAtttttttagatctttgagttcatctcatgaaaatgggagcaaaaacaaaagtgttgcgtttatatttttgttcagtgtagctaACCACACGGGTCTGGGGAGAGTTCTTCAGGAtgtggcaactctaccgtggAGTCAGAGCCTCTGACTCTTTAACctgtcagtgtttgacatcagagctccagctctccatcGTGTCTCCTTTGAGTCTGTGACTCCTCCTGCATTACTACACAAAAGTTTCCTCCACAGTACCCACGTCCTTTCACCCGATAAACCTTCCCTCCCTTCATCGTTCTCTCCCTAAACCACTTCATCCATTTCTCCGTACATTTCAGTTGATCCCTTCCTCTCGGTATCCCTTCATCCCTTCTTCCTTCCCCCTTTTCCTACATTCCTCCATTCATCCCTCCTTCTCTATATCCAATATTTTCTCCAATCATCTCTCTACACCTCCATTCCTACTTTCTTTCATCCCTACCTCCCTCCTTtgactagggctgctcgattatggcaaaaatcataatctcgattatttgggtcaataattgtaattgcgattattaaatgcgattattcattgacttagaAAACATCCATTCATTGGAGATGAAacaatttgaaaagtatgtttttaacagttgattaccctgaactttaagtataattcaactgaaaaaaaaaaaaaaaaattataaaaaaaagcaataataataaaaaaattatcgttttatttcaattacgttgttttcgtaatcgttgtaAGCCATAATAATCgcaatcgcgattaaaatacgattaattgagcagccctacctttGACCTTTCATTCCTCCCTCACTACGTTGTATCATTTACTCTTCCTGCACTTCATCCCGTCCTCCCCTATCCCGCCATCCCGCCATTTCTTCAATTCCTTTTCAGCGGATTGGAGAGCTGACCTGTGGAGAAGACGACGTTCTTGGACACCAGCTTGTAGTCGACGATGGAGAACTGAGGGAGCTCGATTCGAGTCACTCCGGTCACTGCGCTGTCTCCTCCTTTCCAGTAGAACTCGATATCATCTGTAGTGTAACCATCTGCAAACCAGCATACAAGAAAGGTGTGAATATAGTGAGTAGGAAAGCAATACAAAAATGCAGCCATGTCCTTTTTTTTTGGATGGCTTGAATTAATAATGTAGTTATATTTGCTTTAGGTAAATCTGTCGGCCTAATGGCTCCAGTAGATCAACAGTGCTAATCATATTCGGCTGTATGTGTTGATGGCATGAGGTGTAAATCTTCATGGGGGTGTGTGTGAATGCAGACACACGCACTTGCACTGATGCATGGGATTCATAACCGCCAATattcagaggtggaagaagtactcagatgctttacttaattaaaagtagaagtaatgTGGTCTTAGAAAATCAATAGAAGTCCTAAATTGAAAATGTTGTGCTATGAGTAATGGAGTAAACGTGGCATTACATAGaactacttaaataaagtacaagcaTGTAAAAAGGTACAGACAAAGTAGCTGTGAATGGAGAGGCTGCAGAAAGTAATCTCCAGAGATACGACAGCTTAATAAATCCAAGGCGATTCAGCCACCGGTGCACTTTCTGTCTCTGGGAGATGAGGAGTGTGAGAACTCCTTTTTCTTTATGGGAATCACTGCGCTCTTCATATTTCTAAAGCGATGAAAAGGTAAAACTGTCTGCTATATTTCACTGAGAACAAGATGTGAGGCTTAAACTTACAACTCTCAATTTCCAGAGTGCAGTTCTGCTCGTCCAGCGGGTATCGCCTCAGATCCATCATGCAGGCGGCCGTCGTCGTGATTCTGAGGTATAAGAGACAAGGAAGTCAGATTCGAAGTTCGAatgctttattgtcatatgcacaaggGAGTGGTGCAGTTATCATGTATTTCTGCAatggaccctgaaggcagcatctacCTGGTTCTACCTAGGTACAGTTGAAAAGTGTTAGACTCCTCAAATAATGCaacatacaatacagaaaataAGAAATTAAAACGGCAATAAAGTACTGACATAATTGTGCAAGTAAGTTGAAggaataagaaaatatatacatataaactAGAATAAGATATAACTAAATGTAAATGAGTTGCTCTACAGTAGAATACAAAATGTATACTatgacggtacgtccacacagcagcttttcaaaaatcttgaaaatcttggagctgggcgtgtctgacagcttggggattttttgcgagcaatgcgaccaacaaccaatcacatgaatctcccgcccccgacatacaaagcaaaaaaccccggggattttatgcgagcaatatatatatatatatataaactccacaaacaggcgaaaacctaccagtttcacccactgtctctgccacctccctccatgcctggttcctccggtttgtatcccgttaatagttctggtcgtaaagaaccgggtgatttgctaccgtaatttctcgtttggaatatgaggaaatgaactgcgtctggttctccctgcttacacgcggtttgattggctagcgcttctactgtcagatttgcataaacgtgtttgattggctggcgcttccagctcagcttcaaaagttgaacattgctcaacttttgaatcctgtaaatcctggacatcttcgcttcgctcccccacaatgcagttcggcgaaaagcgaggcaaagtgacgtcatccccattcaaagtcaatgggaagagaagcggtggaagctccttctgaagctgctgtgtggacgtaccgtgaggTTTATATAACTTGCTTTTCCTTGTTTTGTCATTTTCAAAACATACTGCAATGGAGGAGGAAGCAATAGTCAATTTAAAGAGAAGTCCCCATTATAGTTTCTGTAGAAATCATGCATCTCATTTCAAAAGAACAAGTCAATACAAAGAGACGCAAACATCCCAGCAACACAGAAACATTCCTTATGATGTGTGAAACTCGGATTCTGTCAATTACTGCTAATGGTGCTTCAGGCTTTTCACATCTGTATTGAGAATCCATTCAGAGGTATGCAATATGAGCTCTCTGTATTAGTGCTGAGTGGCTTCAGAACAACAAATTAAACATTTAGCCACTTCATGCATCTCGGGCAGATTGGCTGAAAGTTGGGAGTTAATGGGACAAGAAAGCATTAGCGGGATTTTCAAAATGTGTAAATAAACGAGTAAATAAATCTGTTTCTCAAAGACGCAATTGTCATTGGATCAGACTGGAGGGTGCAAAGGAGATCTGGCTAAAAACATACAGTAGTTAGTGTTTATAAAgtgtatattaaatatattcaacatCTTATAAGACACATGCATTTGCCTTCAAGTAGTGGCTCCATATTGTCTTGCCTATAATGCATCTTGCAATAATTATAACTTCCTTTTTATttcgctattattattattgttattatttctcATATAATAAGCAAATTATAACCAGGACCATGGCTACATATAAAagacaaatatgcaaatgaggcatTATGTTATGCTACATTTTGGTGATTTTATGAGAAATCTGGAGACAAAAATGCACAAAGTTATTAAAACAAACTCATAAGTGTTGACTATAGATGTGTTCTTTCCACTAGTCTGAAAGGAGAATGGAAAAAAATGGCCGAAATCAAAGATTGATCAGTTTACGAAAATGTTTTTGGCTGCGGAAATAAGGGTCCTGCAAACTATGTTATCATGTAGATTAAAATCCTTCCTCACCGGAGGCCGTACAGTACGGTGCCGTCCGGGTGCAGCCGGATCATCCGGTTCTTGACGGTGACTCCGTGGACGAAGGACTTCTTGTCGTTGAGGAAGTAGGTGTCGGGGACCCACAGCTGGTCGGCCACTCGGTTGTCCAGCGTCAGGTTCAGAGGGATGCCCAGGTACGCCAGCCTCTTATCCCTCCAGTACTGCTGGAAGTACATCGTCAGCGTGTAgtcctgaggggggggggggggggacacacacacacagaagaatGTACTTATACTTAACCATAAATAAAAGTCAGATGAATGCAATTGTACTGACAATCTTTGGGTATATGACAGCTTGATCAAACACTATTCCTGTTTCAAAATGGTGCTACGTTCAGGATCCTCTGCCATGCACTGTGCACTTATAATATTAGATGAAATGTACTTTGTTTATCTAAAATTGGGAAATCATTTTGTGAAAGCAGCAACAGATAAACAAGGCACTGAGCTAAACAAATAATAGTGTATCACTCAACAGTGGAAACATACGTCTCCATAGAATATCTAAAAAAGGTGGAGTGGCACATTATGGAACGAAAGCATATTAAAGTGTGTACACGAATGAATTGTCTTCAGGCCAACGATGTAGACCACACTGAAGCCAGACTCTTTCTAAAATGTGTAAAATACTGGATGTCTGCAGCCCGGAGCCCAGGGTGGATTTTTGGTAAAAAAAGTGATATTTATAGATCATCATATTTATAGATGGTCAAACAGCTGTGATGCTCATCAGCGTGCCCGAGGTCACCGTATCTCACACCTGTCTCATAACAACCTCTCAGCTGTTCTCTGCACAGCTCTGAACCCTGCAGAAACTTCACAATAAACACTTTACTACAGTATAGATTTACATTTCTGCTGCCACAGCATGCGCACCGTGCTTCATCTCGTGACCACACAACTACACTGCACATATCAGAGAGATATATATCTTTTTACCATTGATATGTTAAGATTGTctccatgttttaatgttcaaaaagctctttacttttctcacactgcctgtgctgcagcacatcttttcaccctctgtctgaaaccagagcccagtctgctctgattggttagctggccggctctgttgtgattggtcaaccgcttagagatgtcccgcccctaagCCTACCACGTACATTGTGTTGGAGTGTTAGCCAATAGAAGCCTgagtgcagtggcggactggccatcgggacgttcgggacgaatcccgatgggccggtcggacgatgtgggccggtcaGATAGGTCACTAGCACaccctccccccgttgacaataccgaagtgggccggtcgagagtcccgggctgatttttagtcccagtccgcccctgcctgagtgttacatagtgatgtcactatgttctggTAGTAAACAAAGGAGGGTGTTTCATGCAAGGGGGggagtgggagagaaactctctggggggaacacagggatttcagcctttgcagaccatttacatgcacaaaaaccgatagatcacactacaggaaagggagacctcaaaatagcataatagggcctctttaacaaCATTTCTTGTAAACGATAATTGAAATTGAAGTGTGGGATACCAAAAGTTTAATACCCGCAATTGATAGAAATATTGATAAATCGATTAAAAGATACATTTCATTACACATTACCGGCCATACATGCAACGTCATTCAGCTATTTTGAATAATTCATAGCGCACGGAGCTCCACAGGTGTCACACAGAAAAGCTTTTAATGGAGCTCTTTTCCAGCATGGCTTTGTTCTGCTGACTAATGTCCTCTTAAATAAATAAGCAGGTCTCAGGAAATAAACAAAAACTTGGCAGTGCAGAAAACGCCGACATTTCAATCCTGTGCTGCAAACATATTCC
This window harbors:
- the LOC117441541 gene encoding gamma-aminobutyric acid receptor subunit beta-3-like: MWGPLKTDRLRDLLSLPLLVAVVVCCVQSANKPGNMSFVKETVDKLLKGYDIRLRPDFGGKPVAVGMSIDVASIDMVSEVNMDYTLTMYFQQYWRDKRLAYLGIPLNLTLDNRVADQLWVPDTYFLNDKKSFVHGVTVKNRMIRLHPDGTVLYGLRITTTAACMMDLRRYPLDEQNCTLEIESYGYTTDDIEFYWKGGDSAVTGVTRIELPQFSIVDYKLVSKNVVFST